In Mycolicibacterium mucogenicum DSM 44124, the following are encoded in one genomic region:
- a CDS encoding MCE family protein, whose translation MSKRALMIGAIAVIAIVALVTTAAAVAPRMWHRNITVTAHFQDAVGLYPGNAVSVLGMQVGKVDSVVNKGGYIEVTMDIDKKVPIPSDVTAATVSASILTDRHVELTPPYRGGNKLRDGDLIALGHTRTPVEFDKTLSMIDKLGTALKGNPQGGGPLGDLVDLGSRISSENSTQIKSTLTKLSEALKVGPDGGAKTEKNLQEIIRSVSDLTQSAAENDDAIRKFGGNVHQLSDILADQNLGSGRTGAKANEILEEVSGLLERHRDQLKGSFGDLNTVVRSLSDNKRELEETLDVLPLTLDNVYNVLDPVGGSIRGHLVTDKLLAYNQLNKELCNLMGLKQLGCATGTLQDYGPDFGLTSMMDLMANGIGPSGQGEPPKPGAAAATPSPAPAAPAPGGPTR comes from the coding sequence ATGAGTAAGCGCGCCTTGATGATCGGGGCGATCGCTGTTATCGCGATCGTCGCCCTGGTGACGACCGCGGCCGCCGTGGCGCCGCGCATGTGGCACCGCAACATCACCGTGACGGCGCACTTCCAGGATGCCGTTGGGTTGTATCCCGGCAACGCGGTGTCGGTGCTCGGCATGCAAGTGGGCAAGGTCGACTCGGTGGTGAACAAGGGTGGCTACATCGAGGTCACCATGGACATCGACAAGAAGGTCCCGATCCCCAGCGACGTCACGGCCGCCACGGTCTCCGCCTCGATCCTCACCGACCGGCACGTCGAGCTGACCCCGCCCTACCGCGGCGGAAACAAACTGCGCGACGGTGACCTGATCGCGTTGGGCCACACCAGGACTCCGGTGGAGTTCGACAAGACGCTGTCGATGATCGACAAACTGGGTACCGCTCTGAAGGGCAACCCGCAGGGCGGTGGGCCGCTGGGCGATCTGGTGGACTTGGGGTCTCGGATCAGTTCCGAGAACAGCACCCAGATCAAGTCGACGCTGACCAAGTTGTCGGAGGCCCTCAAGGTGGGTCCCGATGGTGGCGCCAAGACCGAGAAGAACCTGCAGGAAATCATTCGCAGTGTCTCCGATCTGACCCAGTCCGCGGCCGAGAACGATGACGCCATCCGCAAGTTCGGCGGCAACGTTCATCAGCTGAGCGATATCCTCGCCGACCAGAATCTCGGCTCGGGGCGCACCGGAGCCAAGGCCAACGAGATCCTCGAAGAGGTCAGCGGGTTGCTCGAGCGCCACCGCGATCAACTCAAAGGCTCGTTCGGTGATCTGAACACCGTGGTCCGGTCGCTGTCGGACAACAAGCGTGAGCTGGAAGAGACGCTGGACGTTCTGCCGCTGACCCTGGACAACGTCTACAACGTCCTGGATCCGGTGGGCGGTAGCATCCGCGGACACCTGGTTACCGACAAGCTGTTGGCGTACAACCAACTGAACAAAGAACTCTGCAACCTGATGGGCCTGAAGCAATTGGGCTGTGCCACCGGCACATTGCAGGACTACGGCCCCGACTTCGGCTTGACCTCGATGATGGATCTGATGGCCAACGGTATTGGCCCGTCCGGTCAGGGCGAACCGCCCAAGCCAGGTGCTGCCGCGGCCACGCCGTCGCCCGCGCCGGCCGCGCCCGCGCCGGGAGGACCGACGCGATGA
- a CDS encoding MlaD family protein → MKLKRSTVVFLTLFLVFSVAVTWMVFATLQRNVAGPTSSYSAIFSDVSGLAEGDDVRVAGVRVGRVDKIELTPDNQAKVSFQVRSNQTLYTNTLASVTYQNIIGQRYLGLSQGEGDKRKLAVGAQIPESRTNPSFDISYMLNGFEPLFTELDPQQVDNLTNAIIKAFQGNEGSILTLTTQASVLTQTLAGPDAALGDLIANLDRLMTTLAAQSTNLQTMLHETSASIAALNSRRDELVSSVGSITANVTRLSAIVNAITPQMQQFIDRDPGFLKYSVTDGKARLAYAVANVPLLLKGLARAGQEGTYIDVYVCDLDFGLWRGLLNWFRRFVVAATPGNGNETWHTAVCR, encoded by the coding sequence ATGAAATTGAAGCGCAGCACCGTCGTGTTCCTCACGCTGTTCCTGGTTTTCTCCGTGGCCGTCACCTGGATGGTCTTCGCGACCTTGCAGCGCAACGTCGCCGGCCCCACCTCGAGCTATTCGGCGATCTTCAGTGATGTGTCGGGATTGGCTGAAGGCGACGATGTCCGGGTGGCCGGCGTGCGGGTCGGCCGGGTCGACAAGATCGAGCTGACGCCGGACAACCAGGCCAAGGTCTCGTTCCAGGTACGCAGCAACCAGACGCTGTACACCAACACGCTGGCCTCGGTGACCTACCAGAACATCATCGGGCAGCGGTACCTCGGCCTGAGCCAGGGTGAGGGCGACAAGCGCAAACTGGCTGTCGGAGCGCAGATTCCGGAGAGCCGGACCAATCCGTCGTTCGACATCTCCTATATGCTCAACGGTTTCGAGCCGCTGTTCACCGAGCTCGACCCGCAGCAGGTGGACAACTTGACCAACGCCATCATCAAGGCGTTCCAGGGCAACGAGGGCTCGATCCTGACCCTGACGACCCAGGCCTCGGTGCTGACGCAGACGCTGGCGGGTCCCGATGCGGCACTTGGGGATTTGATCGCGAACCTGGACCGGCTGATGACGACACTGGCCGCGCAGAGCACCAACCTGCAGACGATGCTGCACGAAACCTCGGCGTCGATCGCCGCCCTGAACAGCCGGCGCGACGAACTGGTCTCCTCGGTGGGGTCCATCACCGCCAACGTGACGCGACTCTCGGCGATCGTCAACGCGATCACCCCGCAAATGCAGCAGTTCATCGACCGCGATCCGGGCTTCCTGAAGTACAGCGTGACCGACGGCAAGGCCCGCCTGGCGTACGCAGTCGCCAATGTGCCGTTGCTGCTCAAGGGACTTGCGCGCGCGGGCCAGGAGGGCACCTACATCGACGTCTACGTCTGCGACCTCGATTTCGGCCTGTGGCGCGGCCTGCTCAACTGGTTCCGCCGGTTCGTCGTCGCGGCCACGCCGGGCAACGGCAACGAGACCTGGCACACGGCGGTGTGCCGATGA
- a CDS encoding MCE family protein, whose product MSSLFGGPLRPKNIPGGRKRVLEDYNKFWLGVIGLTVIIVMVAAVVLVSILDIGKKQYTAEFAQAAAIKSGNAVTIAGINVGEVQNVELAGDHVVVTFKADKNVRLGTETHAAIKLTTILGSRYLEISPAGAGHLPGNTIKLSHTEVPYDLQKTLEGATSTLSPLDADKIAESVRVMSGSLQGVPDALPEALTNLKSLAGVIQSRRDQLGTLITNADTIAALLHRQKADLGALVLQGNQILGEITTRRAAMQRLFDGVTLLADRAHTLLANEPQLDALIANLHEFAKLLADHDALVRSILQVAPVTARNIANLTGSGNGADITLPAGIMVDSWMCAISGRARQFNIVEYFKDCK is encoded by the coding sequence ATGAGCAGCCTGTTCGGTGGCCCGCTCCGCCCGAAGAACATCCCGGGTGGGCGCAAGCGAGTCCTGGAGGACTACAACAAATTCTGGCTCGGCGTCATCGGCCTGACGGTCATCATCGTCATGGTCGCCGCCGTGGTGCTGGTCAGCATCCTGGACATCGGCAAGAAGCAATACACCGCCGAGTTCGCTCAGGCCGCCGCGATCAAATCCGGCAACGCGGTGACCATCGCGGGCATCAACGTCGGTGAGGTGCAGAACGTCGAGCTGGCCGGCGACCACGTGGTGGTGACGTTCAAAGCCGACAAGAACGTCCGGCTGGGCACAGAAACGCATGCGGCCATCAAGCTCACGACCATCTTGGGCTCGCGGTACCTGGAGATCAGCCCGGCCGGTGCGGGCCATCTCCCCGGCAACACCATCAAATTGAGTCATACCGAGGTGCCGTATGACCTGCAGAAGACGCTCGAGGGTGCGACCAGCACCCTGTCGCCGCTCGATGCGGACAAGATCGCGGAGTCGGTGCGCGTGATGAGCGGCAGTCTGCAGGGTGTGCCCGACGCCCTGCCGGAGGCGCTCACCAACCTCAAGTCACTGGCCGGGGTCATCCAGTCGCGCCGCGACCAGCTCGGCACGCTGATCACCAACGCCGACACAATCGCCGCGCTGTTGCATAGGCAGAAGGCCGACCTCGGCGCACTTGTGTTGCAGGGCAATCAGATTCTCGGTGAGATCACCACCCGGCGAGCTGCGATGCAACGGCTGTTCGACGGTGTGACACTGCTTGCCGACCGCGCGCATACGCTTCTGGCCAACGAGCCGCAACTCGACGCACTGATCGCCAACCTGCACGAGTTCGCCAAGCTGCTTGCCGATCACGACGCTTTGGTCCGCAGCATCCTGCAGGTCGCGCCGGTCACCGCACGCAACATCGCCAATCTGACCGGTAGCGGCAACGGTGCCGACATCACCCTGCCCGCGGGCATCATGGTCGACTCCTGGATGTGCGCGATCAGCGGCCGGGCCCGCCAGTTCAACATCGTCGAATACTTCAAGGACTGCAAATGA
- a CDS encoding MlaD family protein, translating to MSVKSVVRGARWTGVLGSVLLMTGCAAGLDSVPLPSPGSRGGTYELNAVFTDALNLPSKAKVRLYGADIGEVTSIDAVDFTAKVSMRIRQDVPLPVGSTAELRSATPLGDVFLQIRPPEDQAPGKPATEPRGLLRGGDTIPLGSTAAAPTVEELLNSLAMLVNGGAIRALTTDVNGAGRVVGGRGDKLASLISETNQFLAKMTARTAQLDATLRSTSNMAAEVSRHQQSIDTALSAGAPALAVISDNTTRIMDVVDNVGRITRQLSKFPSMQGTDTRSVAADVNKLSAVFNEIAMDPNISLTAFNRLIGILVKATTSTAVHVEAEISKIAIGALPDKNYAGDPGIHGPDGTDWHLMIGSLRYEWNMLLGRIYGSDRTR from the coding sequence ATGAGCGTGAAATCTGTTGTGCGGGGCGCACGCTGGACAGGAGTCCTCGGCAGTGTCCTGTTGATGACCGGCTGCGCCGCGGGCCTGGACAGCGTACCGTTGCCGTCCCCGGGATCCAGGGGCGGGACCTACGAACTCAATGCGGTGTTCACAGACGCTCTGAACCTGCCGTCGAAGGCGAAGGTGCGCTTATACGGGGCGGACATCGGCGAGGTCACGTCGATCGATGCCGTGGACTTCACCGCGAAGGTGTCCATGCGGATCCGTCAGGATGTGCCGCTGCCGGTGGGCAGTACTGCCGAATTGCGTTCGGCCACACCGCTGGGCGACGTGTTCCTCCAGATTCGCCCGCCCGAAGATCAAGCGCCGGGCAAGCCCGCGACAGAGCCTCGCGGGTTGCTGCGGGGCGGCGACACCATCCCGCTGGGGTCGACGGCGGCGGCCCCGACAGTCGAGGAACTCCTCAATTCCCTGGCGATGCTGGTCAACGGAGGTGCCATCCGCGCCCTGACCACCGATGTCAACGGCGCCGGTCGGGTTGTCGGTGGCCGCGGCGACAAGCTGGCCAGCCTGATATCGGAGACCAACCAGTTCCTGGCGAAGATGACGGCGCGGACGGCGCAGTTGGACGCGACGTTGCGCAGCACGTCGAACATGGCGGCCGAGGTGTCCCGGCACCAGCAGAGCATCGACACGGCGCTCTCCGCCGGTGCCCCCGCCCTGGCGGTCATCTCCGACAACACCACTCGGATCATGGACGTGGTCGACAACGTCGGCCGGATCACGCGGCAGCTGTCCAAGTTCCCGTCGATGCAGGGCACCGACACCCGCAGCGTCGCGGCCGACGTGAACAAGCTGTCGGCGGTGTTCAACGAGATCGCCATGGACCCGAACATCTCGCTGACCGCCTTCAACCGGCTGATCGGCATCCTGGTCAAGGCCACCACTTCCACCGCGGTGCACGTGGAGGCGGAGATCTCGAAAATTGCGATCGGTGCGCTGCCCGACAAGAACTACGCGGGCGACCCCGGCATCCACGGACCCGACGGCACCGACTGGCACCTGATGATCGGCAGCCTGCGTTACGAGTGGAACATGCTGCTCGGCCGCATCTACGGATCGGACCGCACCCGATGA